In Paenibacillus phoenicis, one genomic interval encodes:
- a CDS encoding NAD(P)H-hydrate dehydratase codes for MKFVTSEQMRAVDRYAIEQIGIPAVALMENAGRAIAEEVLLFCRQRREGRLPERPEETIRERPAGADSLDRDLGSPPAWPEEHWLILIGKGNNGGDGLVCARHLVDAGVRVSLLYAEEPERLGGEAALQHAIAAALGLPGEVYTPGAVAAARSRGVTGIVDALLGTGAKGAPRGAYASLIREANESRLPIVAADIPSGLDADTGAVHDPCIEARITVCLAFLKAGLTQYPGAKAAGDVIVRYIGIPRALPPGMAEAGVLLTEESLRGELGVDPGRRREADGHKGTYGHVLLAAGSLTMSGAGLLAAKAALRAGSGLVTWALPEALLPQVLGAVPELMLAPAGGEAGAWNAAAASELLRLLEARDVLAIGPGLGRFPGEDGFLRAVWEGAPRPLVVDADALNILAAAGAPAAWPRRDAAAILTPHPGEMARLAGLSTAEVQRDRIGLARRYAVQHGVTLVLKGARTVVAAPDGRVFVNVTGHPGMATGGSGDVLTGLIAGLLAQGLDAVQAAAFGVYLHGQAGERAAAARKGNPASLIAGDIIEAL; via the coding sequence GTGAAATTCGTGACATCCGAGCAAATGCGTGCCGTCGACCGCTATGCGATTGAGCAGATCGGCATTCCGGCGGTCGCGTTAATGGAGAACGCCGGGCGGGCGATTGCCGAGGAGGTGCTGCTTTTTTGCCGGCAACGGCGGGAAGGGCGGCTGCCGGAGCGCCCCGAGGAGACGATCCGCGAGCGTCCAGCTGGTGCGGACAGCTTGGACCGGGATCTGGGCAGCCCGCCAGCGTGGCCGGAAGAGCATTGGCTGATTCTCATCGGCAAGGGAAATAACGGTGGCGACGGCCTGGTGTGCGCCCGCCATTTGGTGGATGCGGGCGTTCGGGTGAGCCTGTTGTACGCCGAGGAGCCGGAGCGACTCGGCGGCGAAGCTGCGCTGCAGCATGCGATCGCTGCAGCGCTGGGGCTGCCGGGCGAGGTGTACACGCCCGGCGCGGTGGCGGCGGCCCGATCCCGTGGGGTGACGGGGATCGTGGACGCCTTACTGGGCACCGGGGCGAAAGGAGCGCCCCGGGGGGCCTACGCCTCCCTGATTCGGGAGGCGAATGAGAGCCGGCTGCCGATCGTGGCAGCCGACATCCCCAGCGGGCTGGATGCCGATACCGGCGCGGTACACGACCCGTGCATAGAGGCCCGGATCACCGTCTGTCTCGCCTTCTTGAAGGCGGGGCTGACGCAGTATCCGGGCGCGAAGGCGGCGGGGGACGTGATCGTCCGCTATATCGGCATTCCCCGCGCGCTTCCGCCGGGGATGGCGGAAGCCGGGGTGCTGCTCACCGAGGAGTCGCTGCGCGGCGAGCTCGGGGTGGACCCGGGGCGGCGGCGCGAGGCCGACGGCCACAAGGGCACGTACGGGCACGTGCTGCTGGCGGCGGGCAGCCTCACGATGAGCGGCGCCGGCTTGCTGGCCGCCAAAGCCGCGCTCCGCGCCGGCAGCGGCCTCGTCACGTGGGCGCTGCCGGAGGCGCTGCTGCCGCAGGTGCTCGGGGCCGTGCCCGAGCTGATGCTGGCGCCGGCCGGCGGCGAAGCCGGCGCCTGGAACGCCGCAGCGGCGTCCGAGCTGCTGCGGCTGCTGGAGGCGCGCGACGTGCTCGCCATCGGCCCGGGGCTGGGCCGCTTCCCGGGCGAGGACGGCTTCCTGCGCGCCGTCTGGGAGGGCGCCCCGCGTCCTCTCGTCGTGGACGCGGACGCCCTGAACATCCTCGCCGCCGCGGGCGCGCCGGCGGCGTGGCCTCGCCGGGACGCGGCGGCGATCCTGACGCCGCATCCCGGCGAAATGGCCCGGCTGGCCGGCCTCTCCACGGCCGAGGTGCAGCGGGACCGCATCGGGCTGGCGCGGCGCTATGCGGTTCAGCACGGCGTAACGCTCGTGCTGAAAGGCGCGCGCACCGTGGTAGCGGCCCCGGACGGCCGCGTGTTCGTCAACGTCACCGGGCACCCCGGCATGGCGACCGGGGGCTCGGGGGACGTGTTGACCGGCCTGATCGCCGGGCTGCTCGCCCAGGGCCTGGACGCCGTGCAAGCGGCGGCGTTCGGCGTGTACCTCCACGGCCAGGCCGGCGAGCGCGCGGCCGCGGCCCGGAAGGGTAACCCGGCGTCGCTCATCGCCGGGGATATCATCGAGGCGCTGTAA
- the ssuE gene encoding NADPH-dependent FMN reductase: MKVTIINGSPTPGSRLGAVIALTEELLRGEGFEVSHVNVVELPPEDLIHTKFESEAIVKANALVAAADAVVVASPVYQASYTGVLKTFLDLVPQKGLAGKVVLPLFIGGSLAHLLTIDYALKPVLSALGARYILGGVYTVDAQVARTESGGFDIAGELRTRLEENVKELARETRLRQQS; encoded by the coding sequence ATGAAAGTGACGATTATTAACGGCAGTCCAACACCAGGCTCCCGGCTAGGGGCCGTCATTGCGTTGACGGAGGAATTGCTGCGCGGTGAGGGCTTCGAAGTCAGCCATGTGAACGTGGTGGAGCTGCCGCCGGAGGATTTGATCCATACGAAATTTGAAAGTGAAGCGATCGTCAAAGCGAATGCGCTGGTCGCCGCGGCGGACGCGGTGGTTGTCGCCAGCCCCGTCTATCAGGCGTCGTATACCGGCGTGCTGAAGACGTTCCTTGATCTCGTGCCGCAAAAAGGCCTGGCCGGCAAAGTCGTGCTGCCGCTCTTTATTGGAGGCAGTCTGGCGCATCTGCTGACGATCGATTATGCGCTGAAGCCGGTTTTGTCCGCGTTGGGCGCACGTTATATTTTGGGCGGTGTGTATACGGTGGACGCCCAGGTAGCACGCACCGAATCCGGCGGCTTCGATATTGCCGGGGAGCTGCGCACCCGGCTGGAGGAGAACGTGAAGGAGCTCGCCCGGGAAACGCGCCTGCGCCAACAGTCTTAA
- a CDS encoding AAA family ATPase: MLKLVFFVGVAGTGKTTVARKLARRMPAAFLDRDTVGGRCVEKILAMNGLDVNDRDSDFYKQHLRDLEYDTTRDICIENLAAGQNVFMISPFTAELKNKDWIETLLQEAGLTKKEVDVKVVVVTLKDMETQKERIIERCTDRDTWKLEHWDDFKHRVQFVPEINWDIPSSSILVFDNSGELTEEKVDGIYQFIVGEQN; encoded by the coding sequence ATGTTGAAATTGGTCTTTTTCGTAGGAGTCGCTGGAACGGGGAAAACGACGGTGGCTCGCAAGCTGGCAAGACGGATGCCGGCGGCTTTTTTGGATCGGGATACGGTGGGCGGCCGCTGTGTCGAGAAGATTCTGGCGATGAACGGTCTGGACGTGAACGACCGGGATTCCGATTTTTACAAGCAGCACCTGCGTGACCTGGAATACGATACGACGCGGGACATCTGCATCGAAAATTTGGCGGCCGGCCAAAACGTATTTATGATTTCCCCGTTCACGGCGGAACTGAAGAACAAAGACTGGATCGAAACGCTGCTTCAAGAGGCGGGTCTCACCAAGAAGGAAGTGGACGTGAAGGTGGTTGTCGTGACGCTCAAGGACATGGAAACCCAAAAGGAACGGATTATCGAGCGCTGTACGGACCGCGATACGTGGAAGCTGGAGCATTGGGACGATTTTAAGCACCGCGTGCAATTCGTGCCGGAGATTAATTGGGACATCCCGTCTTCATCGATTCTTGTGTTCGACAACAGCGGCGAACTGACGGAGGAGAAAGTGGACGGCATTTACCAATTTATTGTTGGGGAACAAAATTAA
- a CDS encoding ABC transporter ATP-binding protein, with translation MSVMTAIFKKYRIAAISAIVMLLIELAVELVQPLIISRIIDHGIRQHAVSVAWIWGGVLMGSALAAFLAGIASSFFASHVSQGFGYDLRDKLYEKVQSFSYEVFNRFAASSLITRLTGDITVLQDVIFMCLRFASRVPLIVVGSVVMALVVHVKLGLLLTLTVPVLLAFVLWMIRKASALFRTVQRRTDNVNGLIQENLTGMRLIRVFVRMSHEIGRFEQRNRELREGTVAALKLTETTMPFLLFIMNAGIIAVLWFGRIEIADGGASVGEVVAVINYSLRTIGALSALSWIMSSLSRGAASAGRVREVLEESDPVGERESRAGGASGADAEGEAAPIQGRIEFLEVSFRYPGRDVMALERISFTAEPGQRIAILGATGSGKSSLVQLIPGMYEPTEGTILIDGTDIRELDRKRLRRSIGYVPQEVMLFSGTIRENIAWGREDATLEQIQTAARQAQIHDTIERQPQGYETRLGQRGVNLSGGQKQRLSIARALVRRPAILILDDSTSALDVRTEAALLKEISRLSCTTLLVTQKISSTMTADLILLLDDGRLIASGKHEELLQHSELYRRICESQLGKEAEAHAVQDLH, from the coding sequence ATGTCCGTCATGACCGCTATTTTCAAAAAATACCGCATCGCCGCCATCTCCGCGATAGTGATGCTGCTGATTGAGCTGGCAGTGGAGCTGGTTCAACCGCTGATCATCTCGCGGATCATCGACCACGGGATTCGGCAGCACGCAGTGTCCGTCGCCTGGATTTGGGGCGGGGTGCTGATGGGAAGCGCGTTGGCGGCATTTCTCGCCGGGATCGCCAGTTCCTTTTTCGCCTCGCATGTGAGCCAAGGCTTCGGGTACGATCTGCGCGACAAGCTGTACGAGAAGGTGCAGTCTTTTTCGTACGAGGTGTTTAACCGATTTGCTGCTTCGTCGTTGATCACCCGGCTGACCGGGGATATTACGGTGTTGCAGGACGTGATCTTCATGTGCCTGCGCTTTGCGTCACGGGTGCCGCTGATTGTTGTCGGGAGTGTGGTGATGGCGCTGGTCGTGCATGTGAAGCTGGGGCTGCTGCTGACGTTGACCGTTCCCGTCTTGCTGGCGTTCGTCCTGTGGATGATCCGTAAAGCGTCCGCTTTATTTCGTACGGTGCAGCGGCGAACGGATAATGTGAACGGCCTGATCCAGGAAAATTTGACCGGCATGCGGCTGATCCGCGTGTTCGTCCGGATGTCGCACGAGATTGGGCGCTTTGAGCAGCGCAACCGCGAGCTGCGGGAGGGCACGGTCGCCGCTTTGAAGCTGACGGAGACGACAATGCCGTTCCTGCTGTTTATCATGAACGCCGGGATCATCGCGGTGCTGTGGTTTGGCCGAATCGAGATTGCGGACGGGGGCGCCAGCGTTGGTGAAGTCGTCGCCGTGATCAACTATTCGCTGCGTACGATTGGCGCGTTGTCCGCGTTGTCCTGGATCATGAGCTCCTTGTCGCGGGGAGCGGCATCCGCCGGTCGGGTGCGCGAGGTGCTGGAGGAGAGCGATCCGGTAGGCGAACGGGAAAGCCGCGCAGGAGGGGCAAGCGGTGCAGATGCGGAAGGAGAGGCGGCGCCGATCCAAGGCCGCATTGAATTTCTCGAGGTCTCGTTCCGCTACCCGGGTCGCGATGTGATGGCGCTGGAGCGGATTTCGTTTACGGCGGAGCCGGGACAGCGAATCGCCATCCTGGGGGCCACCGGCTCAGGGAAATCATCGCTTGTCCAGTTGATTCCAGGCATGTATGAGCCCACGGAAGGTACGATCCTCATCGATGGAACGGACATTCGCGAGTTGGATCGGAAACGGCTGCGCCGTTCCATCGGTTATGTGCCGCAGGAAGTGATGTTATTCTCTGGTACGATCCGGGAAAATATCGCCTGGGGGCGCGAGGACGCTACGCTGGAGCAAATCCAGACTGCAGCCCGGCAGGCGCAGATCCATGACACGATCGAGCGGCAGCCGCAGGGTTATGAGACGCGGCTTGGGCAACGCGGCGTGAATCTGTCCGGCGGACAGAAGCAGCGCCTGTCGATCGCCCGGGCCTTGGTCCGCCGCCCAGCCATCCTCATCCTAGACGACAGCACGAGCGCGCTGGACGTCCGAACGGAGGCGGCCTTGTTGAAGGAGATCTCGCGCTTGTCCTGCACGACGCTGCTGGTGACGCAGAAGATCAGCTCCACAATGACGGCGGATCTGATCCTGCTCCTGGATGACGGGCGGTTGATCGCCAGCGGCAAACACGAGGAATTGCTGCAGCATTCGGAATTATACCGGCGGATTTGCGAATCCCAGCTAGGAAAGGAGGCGGAAGCTCATGCCGTTCAAGACCTTCACTGA
- a CDS encoding ABC transporter ATP-binding protein, which translates to MPFKTFTEPFRHPYPKLDPLSQVAQQGGGSRQDPTPAATAPRRPGHGGGPGSVRPKLRAKNWSGTLSRIWSYLSAHKARLAAVLLMVVFSSGLALLGPYLVGVAIDEYLEAGSGRPWVLFLIGLTLVFAGSSLTSWLQNIWMITIAQETVYRMRSELFAQLHRLPIPYFGKRQQGEIMSRLTNDMDNVSSTLNSSAIQIFSSVLTLVGTLTVMLYLSPLLTLLTFLVVPLMMAGMRWITKRTGPLYKRRQQDLGNLNGYIEETLSGQRIIKAFSQEQRVLQGFRERNGAIRSSSFWAQTISGFIPKLMNGLNNLSFAIVAGIGGVLAVRGSAGVTVGVIVVFVEYARQFTRPLNDLANQWNTLLSAIAGAERVFEVLDEEIEASDEQGAVELSSVRGEVVFSNVYFSYEENKNEGGDTLEGISFTANPGETIALVGPTGAGKTTLIQLLSRFYEPSRGTITVDGRDIRTIRRDSLRSQMAFVLQDSFLFQGTIRENIRFGRLDATDAEVEEAAELANAHSFIVRMPGGYDKVLGADGGGISQGQRQLLAIARAILADPSILVLDEATSSIDTVTEIKIQEGLQRLMQGRTSFVIAHRLNTIRQADKILVLKEGRLIEQGSHEELLRRRGFYYSLYHGGLDAEQEEGDA; encoded by the coding sequence ATGCCGTTCAAGACCTTCACTGAACCGTTCCGGCATCCGTACCCGAAGCTGGATCCACTATCACAGGTTGCACAGCAGGGCGGAGGCTCCCGGCAGGATCCAACTCCTGCGGCGACTGCGCCTCGCCGGCCCGGCCATGGCGGTGGACCCGGCAGCGTACGGCCCAAACTGCGAGCGAAGAATTGGTCCGGCACGCTAAGCCGAATTTGGAGTTATCTATCTGCTCACAAAGCCCGGCTGGCCGCGGTCCTGCTGATGGTTGTATTCAGCTCAGGATTAGCGTTGTTGGGTCCTTATCTGGTTGGGGTGGCAATCGATGAGTACTTAGAGGCCGGCAGCGGCCGGCCGTGGGTGCTGTTTCTCATCGGACTAACGCTGGTCTTTGCAGGGTCGTCGCTCACCTCCTGGTTACAAAATATCTGGATGATCACCATTGCCCAGGAGACGGTGTACCGCATGCGTTCCGAGCTGTTCGCCCAGCTGCACCGGCTGCCGATTCCGTACTTCGGCAAGCGCCAACAGGGCGAGATTATGAGCCGGTTGACCAATGATATGGACAACGTCAGCTCAACGCTAAACAGCTCGGCGATCCAAATTTTCTCCAGCGTGCTGACGCTGGTCGGAACGCTGACGGTCATGCTGTACCTCAGCCCGCTGTTGACGCTGCTGACGTTCCTCGTCGTGCCGCTGATGATGGCCGGGATGCGTTGGATCACGAAGCGGACGGGGCCGCTGTACAAGCGGCGCCAGCAGGATCTCGGCAACCTGAACGGCTACATCGAGGAGACGTTGTCGGGGCAGCGGATCATCAAGGCGTTCTCACAAGAGCAGCGGGTGCTGCAAGGCTTCCGCGAGCGTAACGGTGCGATCCGCAGCTCCAGCTTCTGGGCGCAGACGATTTCCGGCTTCATTCCAAAGCTGATGAACGGGCTGAACAACCTTAGCTTTGCGATCGTGGCAGGGATCGGCGGGGTACTGGCCGTGCGCGGGAGCGCCGGAGTGACGGTTGGGGTGATCGTTGTGTTCGTTGAGTATGCGCGGCAATTTACCCGACCGCTGAACGACCTCGCGAACCAGTGGAACACGCTGCTGTCGGCGATCGCCGGTGCGGAGCGGGTGTTTGAGGTGCTGGATGAGGAGATCGAAGCCAGTGATGAACAAGGGGCCGTGGAGCTGTCGTCCGTTCGGGGCGAGGTGGTCTTTTCCAATGTGTACTTCTCCTATGAAGAAAATAAAAACGAGGGCGGCGATACGCTGGAGGGAATCAGCTTTACCGCGAATCCGGGCGAGACGATCGCTTTGGTCGGGCCGACGGGGGCCGGCAAAACGACGCTGATCCAGCTGCTCTCGCGCTTCTACGAACCGTCCCGGGGGACGATCACGGTCGACGGACGCGATATCCGCACGATCCGGCGCGACAGCCTGCGATCGCAGATGGCGTTTGTGCTGCAGGATTCGTTCCTGTTCCAGGGCACGATCCGCGAGAATATCCGCTTTGGCCGTCTCGATGCGACCGATGCGGAGGTGGAGGAGGCCGCCGAGCTGGCGAATGCGCATTCCTTCATCGTGCGGATGCCGGGCGGCTACGACAAGGTGCTTGGCGCAGACGGCGGCGGCATCAGCCAAGGGCAACGGCAGCTGCTGGCCATCGCGCGGGCGATTTTGGCGGATCCTTCGATCCTTGTGCTGGACGAGGCGACCAGCAGCATCGATACCGTAACGGAGATCAAAATCCAAGAGGGCCTGCAACGCCTGATGCAAGGAAGAACCAGCTTCGTGATTGCTCACCGTTTGAATACCATTCGTCAGGCTGACAAGATTCTGGTCCTGAAGGAAGGCCGTTTGATCGAGCAGGGCTCGCATGAAGAGTTGCTGCGGCGTCGCGGATTCTATTACAGCTTGTACCACGGCGGCTTGGACGCAGAACAAGAGGAGGGCGACGCCTAA
- a CDS encoding AAA family ATPase, which yields MEWNAYLRRIMLQRDEVPTFDDYPFHLPAVSSLGQLEFHPKVTYIIGENGMGKSTLLEGIAVALGFNPEGGTMNFSFATAETHSDLHRYLRTVRGPMRPRDGFFFRAESYYNLASEIDRLDREHSFGPPIRNSYGGKSLHAMSHGESFFAAFMNRFSGYGLYILDEPEAALSPFRQMAMLSRIHELVGRRSQFIISTHSPILMAYPDSLMYQLTPDGIKKTTLEETDHYIIMKEFVNRREGMLRELLREE from the coding sequence ATGGAGTGGAACGCCTATCTGCGGCGGATCATGTTGCAGCGGGACGAGGTGCCGACGTTTGACGACTATCCTTTCCATTTACCGGCGGTCTCGTCGCTGGGGCAGTTGGAGTTCCACCCGAAAGTCACGTACATCATCGGCGAAAACGGCATGGGCAAGTCCACGCTGCTGGAGGGCATCGCTGTTGCTCTGGGATTTAACCCGGAAGGCGGCACGATGAACTTCAGTTTCGCGACGGCTGAGACCCACTCTGATCTGCATCGGTATCTTCGAACCGTAAGGGGGCCGATGCGGCCGCGGGACGGCTTCTTTTTCCGGGCGGAGAGCTATTATAACTTGGCTTCGGAAATCGATCGGTTGGACCGGGAACACAGTTTTGGCCCACCTATACGCAACTCCTATGGCGGGAAATCGCTGCATGCGATGTCGCATGGCGAATCATTTTTCGCTGCGTTTATGAACCGCTTCAGCGGGTACGGTCTGTACATCTTGGACGAACCGGAGGCGGCGTTGTCTCCGTTCCGGCAGATGGCGATGTTGTCGCGGATCCATGAGTTGGTCGGACGTCGCTCCCAATTTATCATTTCCACGCATTCGCCCATCCTGATGGCCTATCCGGACAGTCTCATGTATCAGCTCACGCCGGACGGGATCAAGAAAACCACGCTGGAGGAGACCGACCATTATATCATCATGAAGGAGTTCGTCAATCGTCGGGAGGGTATGCTAAGGGAGCTGCTGCGAGAGGAGTAA
- a CDS encoding SDR family oxidoreductase, with amino-acid sequence MKILVTGATGQLGAKVVEALLASVPAEQLAVSVRDPQKASALSERGVDVRQGDFDDPASLDTAFAGVERLLIVSTQGDNDTRTRQHLAAVAAAERAGVKFIAYTSVVNAAANPLALAPVHKATEEAIAKTGIPYAFLRNNWYIENETGTIQGILAGAPLVTSAGDGKVGWATREDYAQAAATVLAGSGHENKIYELSGPVLTHDELAKKIGEVLGREVPVQHVDDAAYAETMRGAGVPEPVVPFLVSIQSAIREGALDVPSGDLEALLGRPVTPVVDAIRGIVKELQA; translated from the coding sequence ATGAAGATTTTGGTGACAGGGGCGACGGGGCAACTCGGCGCCAAGGTGGTTGAAGCGCTGCTGGCTTCGGTGCCAGCAGAACAGCTGGCAGTGAGCGTACGCGATCCCCAGAAAGCTAGTGCGTTAAGCGAGCGCGGCGTGGACGTGCGACAGGGGGATTTTGATGATCCGGCTTCGCTGGACACGGCTTTTGCCGGTGTGGAACGGCTGCTTATCGTATCCACGCAGGGTGACAACGATACGCGGACTCGCCAGCACTTGGCGGCTGTCGCGGCGGCAGAACGTGCAGGCGTTAAGTTCATCGCCTATACGAGTGTGGTGAATGCTGCAGCGAACCCGTTGGCGTTAGCTCCCGTCCATAAAGCGACCGAGGAAGCGATTGCGAAAACGGGCATTCCGTACGCCTTCTTACGGAACAACTGGTACATCGAAAATGAAACAGGGACGATCCAAGGCATTTTGGCAGGAGCCCCGCTTGTAACTTCCGCTGGAGACGGCAAAGTTGGCTGGGCGACGCGTGAGGATTACGCGCAAGCCGCAGCAACGGTGTTGGCTGGCAGCGGCCATGAGAACAAGATTTATGAGCTGTCGGGACCCGTGCTGACGCATGATGAACTGGCGAAAAAGATCGGTGAAGTTCTGGGCCGTGAAGTTCCCGTCCAGCATGTTGACGATGCGGCCTATGCGGAAACGATGCGCGGTGCGGGAGTGCCGGAACCGGTGGTTCCGTTCCTCGTCTCCATCCAAAGCGCGATTCGCGAAGGTGCGCTGGACGTTCCGAGCGGCGACCTGGAAGCTTTGCTGGGCCGGCCGGTAACTCCGGTCGTGGACGCCATTCGCGGCATCGTAAAAGAACTGCAAGCCTAA
- a CDS encoding putative quinol monooxygenase — translation MDKFGMYAKFKAQPGTRDQLVDILLEAAAGAGAVPDCELYVVNVSETEPETVWVTEVWSSKEAHDASLQDEATRAMIQRAMPLIAGVESIPLRPMGGKGIK, via the coding sequence GTGGACAAGTTCGGCATGTACGCCAAATTCAAGGCGCAACCCGGGACGCGCGACCAGTTGGTCGACATCTTGTTGGAAGCCGCTGCGGGTGCGGGGGCAGTTCCGGACTGTGAGCTGTATGTGGTAAACGTTTCGGAGACGGAGCCCGAGACCGTGTGGGTCACCGAGGTCTGGAGCAGCAAGGAAGCCCACGACGCCTCACTGCAAGATGAAGCCACGCGGGCAATGATTCAGCGGGCCATGCCGTTGATCGCCGGCGTGGAGTCGATTCCGCTCCGCCCGATGGGCGGGAAAGGCATTAAGTAG
- a CDS encoding TIGR01777 family oxidoreductase: MPKVVLAGGTGFVGQAFARRFQERGADVKIISRQAPHISWEDPNAIVEALEGADLLLNLAGRSVNCRYTPENRRQILNSRTETTRQLGECVLACHRPPALWMNSSTATIYRHAEDRPMTEQGGEIGTGFSVDVAKAWEEAFFAFNLPATRQIALRIAIVLDDGGVMAPLRNLVRFGLGGAQGSGRQQFSWIHMEDLFRIVQFLQEHPELDGVFNASAPNPVTNRELMASLRRTMGVPIGLPAPRWLLELGARLIRTETELVLKSRWVLPERLQRAGFTFHYDTLDKAVEEIVGRMRSR, translated from the coding sequence ATGCCAAAAGTGGTATTGGCCGGGGGAACAGGGTTTGTCGGGCAGGCGTTTGCGCGGCGGTTTCAGGAACGGGGAGCGGACGTTAAGATCATTTCCAGACAAGCTCCGCATATCTCCTGGGAGGACCCAAACGCTATTGTGGAGGCGTTGGAAGGGGCGGACCTACTGCTTAATTTGGCTGGCCGGTCGGTGAATTGCCGCTATACGCCGGAGAACCGGCGCCAGATCTTGAATTCCCGGACGGAAACGACACGTCAGCTGGGGGAGTGCGTCCTGGCCTGCCATCGTCCGCCGGCATTATGGATGAACTCCAGTACGGCTACAATTTACCGGCATGCGGAAGATCGCCCGATGACGGAGCAGGGCGGGGAAATTGGCACCGGCTTTTCGGTCGACGTCGCGAAGGCGTGGGAGGAGGCTTTTTTTGCCTTTAATCTCCCGGCTACAAGGCAAATCGCCTTGCGGATCGCCATCGTGCTGGACGACGGCGGGGTGATGGCTCCCTTGCGGAACTTAGTGCGCTTTGGGCTGGGCGGAGCTCAAGGATCCGGCCGTCAGCAGTTTAGCTGGATCCATATGGAGGACCTGTTCCGAATCGTCCAGTTCCTGCAGGAGCACCCCGAGCTGGACGGCGTGTTTAACGCATCCGCTCCGAACCCGGTTACGAACCGGGAGCTGATGGCCAGCCTGCGCCGGACGATGGGCGTTCCGATCGGCTTGCCCGCTCCGCGCTGGCTATTGGAGCTGGGCGCACGCCTCATTCGCACGGAAACCGAGCTGGTGCTGAAGAGCCGCTGGGTGTTGCCGGAACGGCTGCAACGGGCGGGCTTCACCTTTCATTACGATACGTTGGATAAAGCCGTGGAGGAAATTGTAGGCCGGATGCGGTCAAGGTAG
- a CDS encoding extracellular solute-binding protein, which produces MKKWISLLCSAAMLMVLLAGCGGGNEASGSGDNGGEKVSISIWHNWTGQDAKAVAMRKIIEDFRAQHPEIEVIDEGLPTDGLKTRLRTVAAADEMPDLFVMWPDAMTKEFVKGDLLQPINDELDANPDWKNNFIPNALDGYTVDGKIYSVPMNLAPSSFIFYNDALFKKYNVKVPETWEELETAIQTFNDNGVIPIALGNKANWVAQSTFFSTVADRITGTDWFLKAVDQDGAKFTDPEFVEALTTFQKLGEIKAFQDGFNSIDETQMMQLYFQGNAAMVVNGGWALANLVNNAPAEVLDNTHITIVPTIPGGKGAPDTTSGVVGTGLGVSKKLTGARKEAAMKLFYALAGPDGQKATLESSTLVSYNIELDKSKAHPLFVELYDLIQRVKIVPVYDSKLGSATVEVVNNGLQELLMGGKAEDIARKIQDAQAAAVAAN; this is translated from the coding sequence ATGAAAAAATGGATCTCATTATTGTGCAGCGCCGCCATGCTGATGGTATTGTTGGCAGGTTGCGGCGGAGGAAATGAAGCTTCCGGCAGCGGAGATAACGGTGGAGAGAAGGTCAGCATCTCCATCTGGCATAACTGGACAGGCCAAGACGCGAAAGCAGTGGCCATGCGAAAAATCATTGAAGACTTCCGGGCCCAGCATCCCGAGATTGAAGTCATCGACGAAGGGCTCCCGACAGACGGGTTGAAGACGCGTCTGCGGACGGTGGCCGCAGCAGACGAAATGCCGGATCTGTTCGTTATGTGGCCGGACGCCATGACGAAGGAGTTCGTGAAGGGCGATTTGCTGCAGCCCATCAATGATGAGCTGGATGCCAATCCGGATTGGAAGAACAACTTCATTCCGAATGCGCTGGACGGTTACACCGTGGACGGAAAAATCTACTCCGTGCCGATGAACCTCGCACCAAGCTCGTTTATTTTCTACAATGATGCCCTGTTTAAGAAATATAACGTTAAAGTGCCGGAAACGTGGGAAGAGCTGGAGACCGCTATCCAAACGTTTAACGACAACGGCGTCATTCCAATCGCGTTGGGCAACAAAGCAAACTGGGTTGCACAGTCGACGTTCTTTAGCACCGTGGCAGACCGGATTACCGGTACCGACTGGTTTTTGAAGGCAGTTGATCAAGACGGCGCGAAGTTTACGGATCCTGAGTTTGTCGAAGCACTGACTACATTCCAGAAGCTGGGTGAAATCAAGGCGTTCCAGGACGGCTTCAACAGTATCGATGAAACGCAAATGATGCAGCTATACTTCCAAGGGAATGCTGCTATGGTCGTCAACGGCGGTTGGGCATTAGCAAACCTGGTGAACAATGCACCGGCGGAAGTACTGGATAACACGCATATCACCATCGTTCCGACGATTCCGGGCGGCAAAGGCGCGCCAGACACCACTTCGGGTGTCGTGGGTACCGGCCTGGGGGTTAGCAAGAAGCTGACGGGAGCTCGGAAAGAAGCGGCGATGAAGCTGTTCTATGCACTGGCTGGTCCTGATGGACAGAAGGCTACCTTGGAGAGCAGCACCTTGGTCAGCTACAATATCGAGCTCGACAAGAGCAAAGCGCATCCGCTGTTTGTTGAACTGTACGATCTGATTCAACGCGTGAAGATTGTACCGGTTTACGACTCCAAGCTGGGCTCGGCCACGGTTGAAGTGGTGAACAACGGGCTGCAGGAGCTGCTGATGGGCGGTAAGGCAGAGGATATTGCCCGCAAAATCCAGGATGCACAGGCTGCAGCGGTAGCCGCCAATTAA